A window of the Sabethes cyaneus chromosome 1, idSabCyanKW18_F2, whole genome shotgun sequence genome harbors these coding sequences:
- the LOC128740106 gene encoding vacuolar protein sorting-associated protein 16 homolog isoform X2, which translates to MSLLCNTGDWFTLGHGNSYRKIDLYTMDWPASINLEQMTVHAASYGGPIALVKDFKQFLKLSGTGTAKPMIRIFNCAGKLISSITWDNGNLVCMGWSDAEEFLCVQDDGFVWIHDMFGNFQHKFSMGKDVTEVIEAKIFASSSGTGVAVITASYKIYIVNSIKDPKSRPLSELLTLSKDLTCWELVSKERNTCCLLARDTEIIHVRHGDSAPLTHVITMKSEFSSILAMSVSFNHRHLALYTNTGVLWLGSADLKTKYCEYATGRSERPQQIMWCCDEEPHPDRQAVVVSYPSMVLVVGMTGDSNIYTYDSPTVLIQEMDAVRILTNGYHELIQRVPKCTSNIFGINISEPASFLFEAHRKFQERSHQSDEYLCLIQNRLASAVGECVQAAGQEFDSHTQKSLIRAAYFGKGFLSGYNPESYIEMCRVLRVLNALRDRNVGMPLTLRQFNYLQPLVILDRLIFRKHYALAIQIAKHLKLPESRILEHWAFHKIVHDKNEEEVARKISNKFLSHQTLERVSFANVAKKAQQVGKTKLAITLLEQEPRKSLQVPLLLKLGANEKALMAATQSGDTDLIYMVILEMKSTTALAKFQMIIRRFPLAQNLYKKYCQANSLSTLKDIYSQEDDFQSQAELGLREALEISNVEVSIPDISGNYKKAGKTLETESCDEAKKLMKHQKTLDEKYQKRLYGLPLHATIRQLLLLGDLKYAERLKSEFRMPDRRFWWLRIQVLSQQFQWDELERFSKAKKSPIGYEPFVEVCLRQRKVEEAKRYLPRCSEENKLKWYIRAGCYVEAATIAYEQKDIDSLLKIYDYCSNDPVLSAKVENLIGQLSSKK; encoded by the exons ATGTCTCTCCTGTGTAACACTGGCGATTGGTTCACGCTGGGCCATGGCAATTCTTACAG AAAAATCGATCTGTACACAATGGACTGGCCAGCTAGTATTAATCTCGAGCAGATGACGGTGCACGCAGCTTCCTATGGTGGACCCATCGCTCTGGTTAAAGATTTTAAGCAGTTCCTCAAGCTCTCCGGTACCGGAACTGCCAAACCGATGATTCGGATTTTTAACTGCGCTGGAAAGCTGATTTCTTCTATTACG TGGGATAATGGCAATCTGGTGTGTATGGGTTGGTCAGATGCGGAGGAATTTCTCTGTGTCCAGGATGATGGCTTTGTATGGATCCACGACATGTTCGGAAACTTTCAGCACAAGTTTAGTATGGGCAAGGACGTGACGGAGGTGATCGAAGCGAAAATTTTTGCGTCGAGCTCCGGAACGGGTGTAGCGGTTATCACAGCTAGCTACAAGATTTACATCGTAAACAGCATCAAAGACCCGAAATCGCGACCCTTGTCCGAGTTGTTGACTCTATCCAA aGACTTGACCTGCTGGGAATTGGTTTCGAAGGAACGCAACACCTGCTGCCTGCTGGCCCGAGATACGGAAATAATTCACGTTCGGCATGGGGATAGTGCTCCGTTAACTCATGTAATTACCATGAAAAGCGAATTCAGTAGCATTCTGGCTATGTCAGTATCCTTCAATCATCGTCACCTGGCGTTGTACACCAACACAGGAGTGCTCTGGCTGGGTTCGGcagatttgaaaacaaaatattgCGAGTATGCCACGGGTCGCAGCGAACGGCCGCAGCAGATTATGTGGTGCTGTGACGAAGAACCACACCCCGATCGTCAGGCGGTTGTTGTGAGCTATCCTTCGATGGTTTTGGTTGTTGGAATGACCGGAGATTCCAACATTTACACGTATGATTCTCCTACGGTGTTGATCCAGGAGATGGACGCTGTACGGATCCTAACCAATGGATACCACGAACTGATTCAGCGGGTACCAAAGTGTACAAGCAACATTTTCGGTATTAACATCAGCGAGCCCGCGAGCTTCCTGTTCGAGGCACATAGGAAATTTCAGGAACGTAGTCATCAGTCCGACGAATATCTGTGTTTGATACAAAACCGTTTGGCATCGGCCGTTGGGGAGTGTGTGCAAGCCGCCGGACAGGAGTTCGACTCACACACTCAGAAAAGCCTAATTCGGGCGGCATATTTTGGAAAAGGCTTTTTGTCTGGCTATAATCCCGAAAGCTATATAGAAATGTGTCGTGTTCTGCGAGTACTCAACGCCTTACGTGACCGAAATGTTGGAATGCCGCTCACGTTAAGACA ATTCAATTATCTACAGCCGTTGGTTATTCTGGATCGGTTGATTTTCCGCAAGCATTACGCATTAGCAATACAGATTGCGAAGCACCTTAAGCTACCTGAGTCGCGAATTCTTGAACACTGGGCGTTTCACAAAATTGTCCACGATAAAA ATGAAGAGGAAGTGGCACGTAAAATTTCGAACAAGTTTCTCTCGCATCAAACCTTGGAGCGTGTCTCGTTCGCAAACGTCGCCAAAAAGGCTCAGCAGGTAGGTAAAACTAAGCTCGCCATCACCCTGCTGGAGCAGGAACCACGCAAAAGTCTGCAAGTTCCACTGCTGCTCAAACTGGGTGCTAACGAGAAAGCCCTGATGGCGGCAACACAATCCGGCGACACGGACCTCATCTACATGGTGATCCTGGAAATGAAAAGTACGACCGCGTTGGCTAAGTTTCAGATGATTATCCGTCGCTTTCCGCTGGCGCAGAACCTGTACAAGAAGTACTGCCAGGCGAATAGTTTGTCCACCTTGAAGGATATCTACTCACAAGAGGACGATTTTCAATCGCAAGCCGAGCTGGGCCTTCGTGAAGCGCTAGAAATTAGCAACGTTGAAGTCTCCATTCCGGACATTAGTGGCAATTACAAGAAGGCTGGCAAGACACTGGAGACGGAGTCCTGCGATGAGGcgaaaaaattgatgaaacacCAGAAA ACCCTAGATGAGAAGTATCAGAAACGTTTATATGGACTTCCGCTGCATGCAACGATTCGACAGCTGCTCCTTCTGGGCGATCTGAAATACGCAGAGCGGTTGAAGAGCGAATTTCGCATGCCGGACCGTCGCTTTTGGTGGCTGAGAATTCAAGTTCTATCCCAGCAGTTCCAGTGGGATGAACTGGAGCGGTTTTCCAAAGCGAAAAAGAGCCCTATCGGGTACGAGCCGTTCGTGGAGGTTTGCCTCCGGCAGCGAAAGGTAGAAGAAGCCAAGCGATACTTGCCGCGCTGCAGTGAGGAGAACAAACTCAAGTGGTACATACGGGCCGGTTGCTACGTCGAGGCTGCCACCATTGCCTACGAGCAGAAGGATATCGATAGTCTACTGAAAATCTACGACTATTGCTCCAACGATCCGGTTTTGTCGGCGAAAGTGGAGAATCTGATCGGGCAGCTGTCGTCCAAGAAATGA
- the LOC128740106 gene encoding vacuolar protein sorting-associated protein 16 homolog isoform X1: protein MSLLCNTGDWFTLGHGNSYRKIDLYTMDWPASINLEQMTVHAASYGGPIALVKDFKQFLKLSGTGTAKPMIRIFNCAGKLISSITWDNGNLVCMGWSDAEEFLCVQDDGFVWIHDMFGNFQHKFSMGKDVTEVIEAKIFASSSGTGVAVITASYKIYIVNSIKDPKSRPLSELLTLSKDLTCWELVSKERNTCCLLARDTEIIHVRHGDSAPLTHVITMKSEFSSILAMSVSFNHRHLALYTNTGVLWLGSADLKTKYCEYATGRSERPQQIMWCCDEEPHPDRQAVVVSYPSMVLVVGMTGDSNIYTYDSPTVLIQEMDAVRILTNGYHELIQRVPKCTSNIFGINISEPASFLFEAHRKFQERSHQSDEYLCLIQNRLASAVGECVQAAGQEFDSHTQKSLIRAAYFGKGFLSGYNPESYIEMCRVLRVLNALRDRNVGMPLTLRQFNYLQPLVILDRLIFRKHYALAIQIAKHLKLPESRILEHWAFHKIVHDKSELFMIVIQQFCYRSNVFPSTDEEEVARKISNKFLSHQTLERVSFANVAKKAQQVGKTKLAITLLEQEPRKSLQVPLLLKLGANEKALMAATQSGDTDLIYMVILEMKSTTALAKFQMIIRRFPLAQNLYKKYCQANSLSTLKDIYSQEDDFQSQAELGLREALEISNVEVSIPDISGNYKKAGKTLETESCDEAKKLMKHQKTLDEKYQKRLYGLPLHATIRQLLLLGDLKYAERLKSEFRMPDRRFWWLRIQVLSQQFQWDELERFSKAKKSPIGYEPFVEVCLRQRKVEEAKRYLPRCSEENKLKWYIRAGCYVEAATIAYEQKDIDSLLKIYDYCSNDPVLSAKVENLIGQLSSKK from the exons ATGTCTCTCCTGTGTAACACTGGCGATTGGTTCACGCTGGGCCATGGCAATTCTTACAG AAAAATCGATCTGTACACAATGGACTGGCCAGCTAGTATTAATCTCGAGCAGATGACGGTGCACGCAGCTTCCTATGGTGGACCCATCGCTCTGGTTAAAGATTTTAAGCAGTTCCTCAAGCTCTCCGGTACCGGAACTGCCAAACCGATGATTCGGATTTTTAACTGCGCTGGAAAGCTGATTTCTTCTATTACG TGGGATAATGGCAATCTGGTGTGTATGGGTTGGTCAGATGCGGAGGAATTTCTCTGTGTCCAGGATGATGGCTTTGTATGGATCCACGACATGTTCGGAAACTTTCAGCACAAGTTTAGTATGGGCAAGGACGTGACGGAGGTGATCGAAGCGAAAATTTTTGCGTCGAGCTCCGGAACGGGTGTAGCGGTTATCACAGCTAGCTACAAGATTTACATCGTAAACAGCATCAAAGACCCGAAATCGCGACCCTTGTCCGAGTTGTTGACTCTATCCAA aGACTTGACCTGCTGGGAATTGGTTTCGAAGGAACGCAACACCTGCTGCCTGCTGGCCCGAGATACGGAAATAATTCACGTTCGGCATGGGGATAGTGCTCCGTTAACTCATGTAATTACCATGAAAAGCGAATTCAGTAGCATTCTGGCTATGTCAGTATCCTTCAATCATCGTCACCTGGCGTTGTACACCAACACAGGAGTGCTCTGGCTGGGTTCGGcagatttgaaaacaaaatattgCGAGTATGCCACGGGTCGCAGCGAACGGCCGCAGCAGATTATGTGGTGCTGTGACGAAGAACCACACCCCGATCGTCAGGCGGTTGTTGTGAGCTATCCTTCGATGGTTTTGGTTGTTGGAATGACCGGAGATTCCAACATTTACACGTATGATTCTCCTACGGTGTTGATCCAGGAGATGGACGCTGTACGGATCCTAACCAATGGATACCACGAACTGATTCAGCGGGTACCAAAGTGTACAAGCAACATTTTCGGTATTAACATCAGCGAGCCCGCGAGCTTCCTGTTCGAGGCACATAGGAAATTTCAGGAACGTAGTCATCAGTCCGACGAATATCTGTGTTTGATACAAAACCGTTTGGCATCGGCCGTTGGGGAGTGTGTGCAAGCCGCCGGACAGGAGTTCGACTCACACACTCAGAAAAGCCTAATTCGGGCGGCATATTTTGGAAAAGGCTTTTTGTCTGGCTATAATCCCGAAAGCTATATAGAAATGTGTCGTGTTCTGCGAGTACTCAACGCCTTACGTGACCGAAATGTTGGAATGCCGCTCACGTTAAGACA ATTCAATTATCTACAGCCGTTGGTTATTCTGGATCGGTTGATTTTCCGCAAGCATTACGCATTAGCAATACAGATTGCGAAGCACCTTAAGCTACCTGAGTCGCGAATTCTTGAACACTGGGCGTTTCACAAAATTGTCCACGATAAAAGTGAGTTGTTTAtgattgttattcaacaattcTGTTATCGATCAAACGTTTTTCCATCCACAGATGAAGAGGAAGTGGCACGTAAAATTTCGAACAAGTTTCTCTCGCATCAAACCTTGGAGCGTGTCTCGTTCGCAAACGTCGCCAAAAAGGCTCAGCAGGTAGGTAAAACTAAGCTCGCCATCACCCTGCTGGAGCAGGAACCACGCAAAAGTCTGCAAGTTCCACTGCTGCTCAAACTGGGTGCTAACGAGAAAGCCCTGATGGCGGCAACACAATCCGGCGACACGGACCTCATCTACATGGTGATCCTGGAAATGAAAAGTACGACCGCGTTGGCTAAGTTTCAGATGATTATCCGTCGCTTTCCGCTGGCGCAGAACCTGTACAAGAAGTACTGCCAGGCGAATAGTTTGTCCACCTTGAAGGATATCTACTCACAAGAGGACGATTTTCAATCGCAAGCCGAGCTGGGCCTTCGTGAAGCGCTAGAAATTAGCAACGTTGAAGTCTCCATTCCGGACATTAGTGGCAATTACAAGAAGGCTGGCAAGACACTGGAGACGGAGTCCTGCGATGAGGcgaaaaaattgatgaaacacCAGAAA ACCCTAGATGAGAAGTATCAGAAACGTTTATATGGACTTCCGCTGCATGCAACGATTCGACAGCTGCTCCTTCTGGGCGATCTGAAATACGCAGAGCGGTTGAAGAGCGAATTTCGCATGCCGGACCGTCGCTTTTGGTGGCTGAGAATTCAAGTTCTATCCCAGCAGTTCCAGTGGGATGAACTGGAGCGGTTTTCCAAAGCGAAAAAGAGCCCTATCGGGTACGAGCCGTTCGTGGAGGTTTGCCTCCGGCAGCGAAAGGTAGAAGAAGCCAAGCGATACTTGCCGCGCTGCAGTGAGGAGAACAAACTCAAGTGGTACATACGGGCCGGTTGCTACGTCGAGGCTGCCACCATTGCCTACGAGCAGAAGGATATCGATAGTCTACTGAAAATCTACGACTATTGCTCCAACGATCCGGTTTTGTCGGCGAAAGTGGAGAATCTGATCGGGCAGCTGTCGTCCAAGAAATGA